Proteins found in one Tsukamurella paurometabola DSM 20162 genomic segment:
- a CDS encoding TrmH family RNA methyltransferase translates to MTDPDAAAGAEAGPTEWITGVAGPHTVGLGPWEQEHPGVPLPVDPRYDPDLLAQGDRRNVVDAYRYWTREAIVADLDSRRHPFEVAIENLGHDANIGTVVRTANAFGARTVHIVGRRRWNRRGAMVTDRYQHVQHHPDAESFAAWCAEHDLPIVAVDNQPGSVPLERGSLPRRCVLLFGQEGPGVSGDARRVAGTTVSIAQFGSTRSINVGVAAGIAMHAWVREHADLDAAW, encoded by the coding sequence GTGACCGACCCCGACGCAGCCGCCGGCGCGGAGGCCGGCCCCACCGAATGGATCACGGGCGTCGCGGGTCCGCATACCGTCGGGTTGGGGCCGTGGGAGCAGGAGCATCCCGGCGTGCCGCTGCCGGTCGATCCCCGATACGACCCGGACCTGCTCGCCCAGGGGGATCGCCGCAACGTGGTCGACGCCTATCGGTACTGGACGCGCGAGGCGATCGTCGCCGATCTGGACAGCCGCCGACACCCGTTCGAGGTGGCCATCGAGAACCTAGGCCACGATGCCAACATCGGCACGGTGGTGCGCACGGCCAATGCCTTCGGGGCGCGGACGGTGCATATCGTGGGACGTCGTCGGTGGAATCGTCGGGGCGCCATGGTGACCGACCGCTACCAGCACGTGCAGCATCACCCGGACGCCGAGTCCTTCGCGGCGTGGTGCGCCGAACACGACCTTCCGATCGTCGCGGTGGACAATCAGCCCGGATCGGTGCCGCTGGAACGTGGCTCGCTCCCGCGCCGCTGTGTCCTGCTGTTCGGCCAGGAGGGGCCCGGTGTTTCCGGTGATGCCCGCCGCGTGGCGGGAACGACGGTGTCGATCGCCCAGTTCGGCTCGACGCGCTCGATCAATGTGGGGGTCGCGGCCGGTATCGCCATGCACGCCTGGGTACGCGAACACGCCGACCTGGACGCCGCCTGGTAG
- the pyrE gene encoding orotate phosphoribosyltransferase, with product MTGPGAAATVDQAAKARLAELVRELAVVHGKVTLSSGIEADYYVDLRRATLHHEASPLIGALLRELTADWDYAAVGGLTLGADPVATAVMHAPGRSIDAFVVRKAAKAHGMQRQIEGPDVVGKRVLVVEDTTTTGNSPLTAVRALRDIGADVVGVATVVDRETDAAKVIAAEGLEYRSVLGLADLGL from the coding sequence GTGACCGGACCCGGTGCGGCCGCAACCGTCGATCAGGCCGCCAAAGCCCGCCTCGCCGAGTTGGTCCGCGAGCTCGCCGTGGTGCACGGCAAGGTCACGCTCTCCAGTGGCATCGAGGCCGACTACTACGTGGACCTGCGCCGCGCGACACTGCACCACGAGGCCTCGCCGCTCATCGGTGCGCTGCTGCGCGAGCTCACCGCCGACTGGGACTACGCCGCCGTCGGCGGCCTCACCCTGGGCGCCGATCCGGTGGCCACGGCCGTGATGCACGCGCCCGGCCGGTCGATCGATGCCTTCGTGGTCCGCAAGGCCGCCAAGGCCCACGGCATGCAGCGGCAGATCGAGGGGCCGGATGTGGTGGGCAAGCGCGTCCTGGTGGTCGAAGACACCACCACCACCGGCAATTCGCCGCTCACCGCCGTCCGTGCATTGCGCGATATCGGTGCCGACGTGGTGGGCGTGGCCACCGTTGTCGACCGCGAGACCGATGCCGCGAAGGTGATCGCCGCAGAGGGACTCGAGTACCGCTCGGTGCTCGGCCTCGCCGACCTGGGGCTGTGA
- a CDS encoding tetratricopeptide repeat protein gives MTVPVESPDLVWPLAGGRVRIDGETGSPVDFVHDQYPEVKYLLDDSVDTWHSSEHRWGSGFVITPERGFRWNVPDRLVMREDSSVATFDLGGGLDLVVERRAGAGLSERYTFRNRTDDELMLGSIGITVPFRDVYEDAEISLDRGVHAHVWPGGANSWVIAEPMSGSRAALSLSTTEGELRAYSIDSRNQFTSSNVRGHIVVHPTDAARNPSAFGGQEQVVISPGGEWTIAWTVRWHESREAAFDAVAPSWSLDRYAAPIGEPITVRGSDSVRASAGVVVARGAEGATVTSEASGVQYIEIGRSQAAVLFHRPVRDIVTRRIGFIIERQRAVERGGIDAHAFVPYDCRAGLTRSTCGWPDWSDGAERLAMPTLIQQARRRGWVGAEVDDVLHDWADFARERLLDPSGAPLWGSVTHHSETRLYNAPWLVQFFADQFQIYARREDLDSAVRILERSIELGAESHLSIGHPEATLFVCELLDAADEHEDAEGFRQHLVASARHFAELGTRLPNHEVRYEQSMVAPLVTLYAAALRIAPDQVAIRRRLPEAVRWMMAFGGRQPHVRLHEISIRHWDGYWFGKNRQWGDVFPHHWSVLTAIALMQLASADRPRNSVDTATAIFAANLASFFDDGSATAAFVLPSTVDGVPAYRADPLANDQDWALTLLLRTGLVDEKGVGLRAPAE, from the coding sequence ATGACGGTGCCTGTGGAGAGCCCGGACCTCGTGTGGCCCCTAGCGGGAGGGCGCGTACGCATCGACGGTGAGACGGGCAGTCCCGTCGATTTCGTTCATGACCAGTATCCCGAGGTGAAGTACCTGCTCGACGACTCGGTCGACACCTGGCACTCCTCCGAGCACCGGTGGGGAAGTGGATTCGTGATCACTCCGGAGCGGGGGTTTCGGTGGAACGTCCCCGATCGTCTCGTCATGCGGGAGGACTCCTCGGTCGCGACGTTCGACCTGGGCGGTGGTCTCGACCTCGTGGTGGAGCGCCGGGCGGGTGCCGGACTCAGCGAGCGGTACACGTTCCGCAATCGAACAGACGATGAGCTCATGCTGGGCAGCATCGGAATCACCGTCCCGTTCCGGGACGTCTACGAGGATGCCGAGATCTCGCTCGATCGCGGCGTCCACGCGCACGTATGGCCCGGTGGGGCGAATTCGTGGGTGATCGCCGAGCCGATGTCGGGATCTCGTGCGGCGCTGTCGTTATCGACGACCGAAGGCGAACTTCGGGCGTACTCCATCGACTCCAGGAACCAGTTCACGTCATCGAACGTGCGGGGGCACATCGTGGTGCATCCGACGGATGCCGCACGGAACCCGAGTGCATTCGGTGGTCAAGAGCAGGTGGTGATCTCGCCCGGCGGTGAGTGGACCATCGCGTGGACCGTCCGATGGCACGAGTCGCGCGAGGCCGCGTTCGATGCGGTCGCTCCCTCGTGGAGTCTGGATCGTTATGCGGCGCCGATCGGAGAGCCCATCACGGTGCGCGGGTCCGATTCGGTGCGCGCTTCGGCCGGAGTCGTCGTCGCTCGCGGCGCCGAGGGCGCCACGGTCACATCCGAGGCCTCGGGTGTGCAGTACATCGAGATCGGGCGATCGCAGGCGGCTGTTCTCTTTCACCGGCCGGTCCGGGACATCGTGACACGGCGAATCGGATTCATCATCGAACGTCAGCGCGCGGTGGAACGCGGAGGGATCGACGCTCACGCCTTCGTGCCCTACGACTGTCGGGCCGGGTTGACGCGAAGCACCTGCGGGTGGCCGGACTGGTCCGATGGAGCGGAACGTCTTGCGATGCCGACGCTGATACAACAGGCCAGGCGCAGGGGATGGGTAGGCGCGGAAGTCGATGACGTGCTTCATGATTGGGCGGACTTCGCCAGAGAGCGCTTGCTCGATCCCAGCGGAGCTCCGCTCTGGGGCAGCGTCACGCACCATTCCGAGACGAGGCTGTACAACGCCCCGTGGCTGGTGCAGTTCTTCGCCGATCAGTTCCAGATCTACGCGCGCCGTGAAGATCTGGACTCGGCGGTGCGCATCCTGGAACGCAGCATCGAGCTCGGCGCCGAATCGCACCTTTCGATCGGCCATCCCGAAGCGACGCTCTTCGTGTGCGAACTCTTGGATGCGGCGGACGAGCACGAGGACGCAGAAGGATTCCGGCAGCACCTCGTCGCCAGTGCACGGCATTTCGCCGAGCTCGGCACGCGGTTGCCGAACCACGAGGTCCGATACGAACAGTCGATGGTGGCACCGCTGGTGACGCTGTACGCGGCGGCATTGCGGATCGCGCCCGATCAGGTCGCGATCCGGCGGCGGCTCCCCGAAGCCGTTCGTTGGATGATGGCGTTCGGCGGCCGGCAACCTCACGTCAGGCTCCACGAGATATCCATTCGGCATTGGGACGGATACTGGTTCGGTAAGAATCGGCAGTGGGGCGATGTGTTTCCGCATCACTGGAGCGTTCTCACGGCGATCGCCCTGATGCAGCTGGCGAGCGCCGATCGTCCGAGAAACTCCGTCGATACCGCGACAGCCATCTTCGCCGCCAACCTCGCGTCGTTCTTCGACGACGGAAGTGCGACTGCGGCGTTCGTCCTGCCGAGCACGGTGGACGGTGTTCCGGCGTACCGCGCCGACCCACTCGCCAACGATCAGGACTGGGCGCTCACGCTGCTGTTGCGTACGGGATTGGTGGATGAGAAGGGGGTAGGCCTGCGCGCACCGGCCGAGTGA
- a CDS encoding glycoside hydrolase family 76 protein, translated as MTTAVEWNQRAAAAQSAVVDRHVRPVWGIPGTRLGVPAYPPTRRDALLLSWNYWWQAHLLDVSVDAYIRDGAPSTRTLVVQLARGHRLRNLLRVTNSYYDDMAWMGLALERAQRYAGVDAARRLRTLTDTFMKAWVPEAGGGIPWRTTGLFLNTPANGPAGIYLARMGQTERAEQTADWIYRRLLDPETGLINDGVDGSYDDPENGKLYPEKYTYCQGVTLGLDTELSADGDPRHAQRVARLIDAVSRRMTQGRVIAGGDGGDGGLFNGILIRYLALAAVQLRGGPGTDDVRDAAAEIVLASAEAAWRGAREVDGKVLFSADWTRDARIPGSTGQAAYFTGGTVRSSETPERDLSVQIGGWMAMEAAAALARA; from the coding sequence ATGACGACGGCGGTGGAATGGAACCAGCGGGCGGCCGCGGCGCAATCGGCGGTGGTCGATCGGCACGTGCGGCCGGTGTGGGGGATCCCCGGAACCCGGCTCGGTGTGCCGGCCTACCCGCCCACCCGTCGCGATGCGCTGCTGCTGAGTTGGAACTACTGGTGGCAGGCACACCTGCTCGACGTGTCCGTGGATGCCTACATCCGCGACGGCGCCCCCAGTACCCGCACGCTGGTGGTGCAGCTCGCGCGCGGTCACCGGTTGCGGAACCTGTTGCGGGTCACCAATTCCTACTACGACGATATGGCGTGGATGGGACTGGCGCTGGAGCGAGCGCAGCGGTACGCGGGTGTGGACGCCGCACGCCGCCTTCGTACTCTCACCGATACCTTCATGAAGGCGTGGGTGCCCGAGGCGGGCGGGGGCATCCCGTGGCGCACCACGGGCCTGTTCCTCAATACTCCGGCGAACGGACCCGCCGGGATCTACCTGGCGCGGATGGGGCAGACCGAACGTGCCGAGCAGACGGCGGACTGGATCTACCGGCGGCTGCTCGATCCCGAGACCGGTCTGATCAACGACGGTGTGGACGGTAGTTACGACGATCCCGAGAATGGGAAGTTGTATCCCGAGAAGTACACCTACTGCCAGGGGGTCACCCTGGGGCTGGACACCGAGCTCTCGGCCGACGGCGATCCGCGGCACGCCCAGCGGGTCGCCCGGCTCATCGACGCCGTGTCCCGGCGGATGACGCAGGGGCGCGTGATCGCGGGCGGCGACGGCGGCGACGGTGGTCTGTTCAACGGCATCCTGATCCGCTATCTCGCTCTCGCCGCGGTGCAGTTGCGTGGCGGTCCCGGCACTGATGATGTGCGCGATGCCGCAGCGGAGATCGTGCTGGCCTCCGCCGAGGCGGCCTGGCGCGGGGCGCGGGAAGTCGATGGCAAGGTGCTGTTCAGCGCCGACTGGACCCGCGATGCCCGGATCCCCGGATCCACTGGGCAGGCGGCGTATTTCACCGGAGGGACGGTGCGCTCCAGCGAGACCCCGGAGCGTGACCTGTCCGTGCAGATCGGCGGCTGGATGGCGATGGAGGCTGCGGCGGCGCTGGCCCGCGCCTGA
- a CDS encoding glycerol dehydrogenase, whose amino-acid sequence MSDTVSTAIFASPSRYVQGRGALDALGEHVAKLGGTPLIVSDDTVWGIVQDGVTASFDAAGLPVTRVPFKQFATPAAVDDLVATIGSGGHDVILGVGGGSAIDAAKAAGHLAGIRWVSVPTAASSDAPTSTLAVIYTETGEFLEYRFFPRNPDLVLIDTQLVANAPVSLLVAGIGDALATWIEARATRRGRGSTMAGGRPTRAGTALAELSWDILWENAELAIDAVRSKVVTPALEAVVEANTLLSGLGFESGGLAAAHAIHNGLTAAPQTHGLTHGQKVNIGSITQLVLEGAPSVEIEDFVEFTTAVGLPNSLTEIGLTPDDTPELQAIAEAATAAAETIHNLPSPVTPAQVVDALKAIETISRRVRIERGLPEPVKYVAKH is encoded by the coding sequence ATGTCCGACACCGTCAGCACCGCGATCTTCGCCAGCCCGTCCCGCTACGTCCAGGGCCGGGGCGCGCTCGACGCCCTGGGCGAGCACGTAGCGAAGCTGGGCGGCACTCCGCTCATCGTCAGCGACGACACGGTGTGGGGCATCGTGCAGGACGGTGTGACCGCCAGCTTCGACGCCGCGGGGCTCCCGGTGACCCGGGTACCGTTCAAACAGTTCGCCACCCCGGCCGCCGTCGACGATCTGGTCGCGACCATCGGCTCCGGCGGCCACGACGTGATCCTCGGCGTCGGCGGCGGCTCGGCCATCGACGCCGCGAAAGCCGCCGGTCACCTCGCCGGAATCCGCTGGGTGAGCGTCCCGACGGCCGCCTCGTCGGACGCACCGACCTCGACGCTGGCCGTGATCTACACGGAGACCGGCGAATTCCTCGAATACCGCTTCTTCCCGCGCAACCCCGATCTGGTGCTGATCGACACCCAATTGGTGGCGAACGCTCCCGTCTCACTGCTGGTTGCGGGGATCGGCGACGCCCTGGCCACCTGGATCGAGGCCCGCGCCACCCGCCGCGGACGGGGTTCGACCATGGCAGGTGGCCGGCCCACCCGCGCGGGCACCGCACTCGCCGAGCTGTCGTGGGACATCCTGTGGGAGAACGCCGAACTCGCCATCGACGCCGTTCGCAGCAAGGTGGTGACGCCGGCGCTGGAGGCGGTCGTCGAGGCCAACACGCTGCTCTCGGGCCTGGGCTTCGAATCCGGCGGCCTGGCCGCCGCGCACGCCATTCACAACGGGCTCACCGCGGCGCCGCAGACCCACGGCCTGACCCACGGACAGAAGGTGAACATCGGGTCGATCACGCAGCTGGTTCTGGAGGGCGCACCGTCGGTCGAGATCGAGGACTTCGTCGAATTCACCACGGCGGTGGGCCTGCCGAACTCGCTCACCGAGATCGGCCTTACGCCCGACGACACCCCCGAGCTCCAGGCCATCGCCGAGGCCGCCACCGCCGCAGCGGAGACCATCCACAACCTGCCGTCGCCGGTCACGCCGGCGCAGGTGGTCGATGCCCTCAAGGCGATCGAGACCATCTCGCGCCGCGTGCGGATCGAACGCGGCCTCCCCGAGCCCGTGAAGTACGTCGCGAAGCACTGA
- a CDS encoding YidH family protein, whose product MRNLWPPRELTEGESPDARFTLANERTFLAWIRTALGLVAAAVGLEAFAPDVVPAAVRTPLVVILLVVAAGLAGYAFRRWLSVEGAMRTGRPLRGSPATVVLAAVIAVTGLILAATIAFT is encoded by the coding sequence GTGCGCAATCTCTGGCCGCCCCGCGAGCTCACCGAGGGCGAATCACCGGATGCGCGATTCACTTTGGCGAATGAACGCACCTTCCTGGCGTGGATCCGCACGGCACTGGGGCTGGTCGCCGCCGCGGTCGGGCTGGAAGCCTTCGCCCCCGACGTGGTGCCCGCCGCGGTACGCACGCCACTGGTGGTGATCCTGCTGGTGGTGGCGGCCGGCCTCGCCGGATACGCCTTCCGCCGCTGGCTGTCGGTGGAGGGGGCGATGCGCACCGGCCGACCGCTGCGCGGATCGCCTGCCACGGTGGTGCTCGCGGCGGTCATCGCCGTGACCGGCCTCATCCTCGCTGCGACGATCGCGTTCACGTGA
- a CDS encoding DedA family protein, producing the protein MLEFVQNAGPVMIWLVVAGFVFAECAFIIGLFLPGDSLLLTAGLAMATTGHSAASVWGLALAAFLAAIAGNHVGYGIGEKMGDHVLAKQDGRYLNAHNLHRVKELMDKHGFFSVLIARWIPWVRTLCPLVAGAVGMDKRKFTIASVLGSLIWAPFLLLVGYYASSALQDYKWVLDWALRGMIVMLVVGTVVGIIGYRREMAKPNVSVDLED; encoded by the coding sequence GTGCTCGAATTCGTCCAGAACGCCGGGCCGGTGATGATCTGGCTCGTCGTGGCCGGATTCGTCTTCGCCGAATGCGCGTTCATCATCGGGCTGTTCCTGCCGGGCGACTCGCTGCTGCTCACCGCGGGTCTCGCGATGGCCACCACCGGGCACTCCGCGGCCTCGGTGTGGGGGCTCGCGCTCGCCGCCTTCCTCGCCGCCATCGCCGGTAACCACGTGGGCTACGGCATCGGCGAGAAGATGGGCGATCACGTGCTCGCCAAACAGGACGGCCGCTACCTCAACGCGCACAATCTGCATCGGGTCAAGGAGCTGATGGACAAGCACGGATTCTTCTCCGTGCTCATCGCCCGCTGGATCCCATGGGTGCGCACCCTGTGCCCGCTCGTCGCCGGCGCGGTGGGCATGGACAAGCGGAAGTTCACCATCGCCTCGGTCCTCGGCTCGCTGATCTGGGCTCCCTTTCTCCTGCTGGTCGGCTACTACGCCTCGTCGGCCCTCCAGGACTACAAGTGGGTCCTGGACTGGGCGCTGCGCGGCATGATCGTGATGCTCGTCGTGGGCACCGTCGTGGGGATCATCGGCTACCGGCGTGAGATGGCCAAACCGAACGTCTCCGTCGATCTCGAGGACTAG
- a CDS encoding ABC-F family ATP-binding cassette domain-containing protein — protein sequence MTVLQARDLSVAYADRSLFSGLDLVIAPGDVVGLVGANGAGKSTLLALLAGLHADGGPEVTGTVEKSPADAQVGYLAQEPERRPGETVAQFVARRTGVAAAEAEMNAAAEALAVDPAEDRYTPALDRWLALGGADLDQRLTTILSEVGLPDPEAEMTGLSGGQAARAGLAAVLASRYDVLLLDEPTNDLDLAGLELLERFVVSSSAATALVLVSHDREFLARTVTTVVELDLAQQQIGVYGGGYEAYLVERDVARRHAREEYEQYAGKLSDLQDRAQMQRNWMEHGVRNARRKMKNGDPDKAGRKARLESTEKQASKARQTERAIERLEVVEEPRKEWELRMEIAAAPRSGTVVATLSGATVRYPQLTVGPITAAVEYGDRILLTGPNGAGKSTLLALLLGRRAPSAGTATLGSGVEIGEIDQARGRFLGDDALLDAFCAEVPETSPADVRTLLAKFGLRGHHVLRPAASLSPGERTRAALALLQARGVNLLVLDEPTNHLDLPAIEQLEQAVESFDGTVILVTHDRRMLDTVRATRRWRMEAGHMHEG from the coding sequence GTGACCGTCCTCCAGGCGCGCGATCTGTCGGTCGCCTACGCCGACCGCAGCCTGTTCTCCGGCCTCGATCTGGTGATCGCCCCCGGCGACGTCGTCGGGCTGGTCGGCGCCAACGGTGCCGGCAAATCGACCCTGCTCGCGCTGCTCGCCGGGTTGCACGCCGACGGCGGGCCGGAGGTCACGGGCACCGTCGAGAAGTCCCCCGCCGATGCCCAGGTGGGATACCTGGCACAGGAGCCCGAACGTCGGCCGGGCGAGACGGTCGCGCAGTTCGTGGCCCGGCGTACCGGTGTCGCCGCGGCGGAGGCCGAGATGAACGCCGCGGCGGAAGCCCTGGCGGTCGACCCCGCCGAAGACCGGTACACCCCCGCCCTCGACCGGTGGCTCGCGCTCGGCGGCGCAGACCTCGACCAGCGACTGACGACGATCCTCTCCGAGGTCGGCCTGCCCGATCCGGAGGCGGAGATGACGGGGCTCTCGGGCGGGCAGGCCGCCCGCGCGGGCCTCGCGGCGGTGCTGGCATCCCGATACGACGTACTGCTGCTCGACGAGCCGACCAATGACCTCGATCTCGCGGGCCTGGAGCTGCTGGAGCGCTTCGTCGTCAGCAGCTCAGCCGCGACGGCCTTGGTTCTGGTCTCGCACGACCGGGAGTTCTTGGCCCGCACCGTGACCACGGTGGTCGAGCTCGATCTCGCGCAGCAGCAGATCGGGGTGTACGGCGGCGGCTACGAGGCCTACCTGGTGGAGCGCGACGTCGCGCGGCGGCACGCCCGCGAGGAGTACGAGCAGTACGCGGGCAAGCTCTCGGATCTGCAGGACCGCGCGCAGATGCAGCGGAATTGGATGGAACACGGTGTGCGCAACGCGCGCCGGAAGATGAAGAACGGCGACCCCGACAAGGCGGGCCGGAAGGCGCGGCTGGAATCGACCGAGAAGCAGGCCTCGAAGGCGCGGCAGACCGAGCGCGCCATCGAGCGGCTCGAGGTGGTCGAGGAGCCTCGCAAGGAGTGGGAGCTGCGGATGGAGATCGCCGCCGCGCCGCGCAGCGGCACCGTGGTCGCCACCCTGTCCGGCGCCACCGTCCGGTACCCGCAGCTCACCGTCGGGCCGATCACGGCGGCGGTGGAGTACGGCGACCGGATCCTGCTGACCGGGCCGAACGGCGCCGGTAAATCGACGCTGCTCGCGCTGCTGCTCGGGCGCCGCGCACCGTCGGCCGGGACGGCGACCCTGGGCTCCGGCGTCGAGATCGGTGAGATCGACCAGGCCCGTGGGCGTTTCCTCGGCGACGATGCGCTATTGGACGCCTTCTGCGCTGAGGTGCCCGAAACGTCACCCGCCGATGTCCGCACTCTGCTGGCGAAGTTCGGGCTGCGCGGACATCACGTGCTGCGACCGGCCGCGTCACTCTCACCGGGTGAGCGCACCCGCGCCGCTCTCGCCCTGCTGCAGGCTCGCGGGGTCAACCTGTTGGTGCTCGACGAACCGACCAACCACCTCGATCTGCCCGCCATCGAGCAGTTGGAGCAGGCCGTCGAATCCTTCGACGGCACAGTCATCCTGGTGACCCACGACCGACGCATGCTGGACACCGTGCGCGCCACCCGCCGCTGGCGGATGGAAGCCGGCCACATGCACGAGGGATGA
- a CDS encoding DedA family protein, with protein MYFTDLTLATSTTLQAFSISDITDPVAVLNAFGPIALVGLLLVVFIESGVLFPVLPGDSLLFVAGLLTAAGTGAAVGEATYTGSAMSLPVLLIGVPIAAILGSQVGYFIGRFGGEKLFKPDARFLKTKYLDESHEFFEKYGPATLVLARFVPFVRTFAPVAAGAAHMNYVKFVIWNAIGAIIWGDGILLLGVWLGQIDWVRDNIDKIFIGIVLVSVLPIVWGVAKKYLSDRRANSSASA; from the coding sequence GTGTATTTCACTGACCTGACGCTGGCCACCTCGACCACCCTTCAGGCCTTCTCGATCTCGGACATCACCGACCCCGTCGCCGTCCTCAACGCCTTCGGCCCGATCGCCCTGGTGGGCCTGCTGCTGGTCGTGTTCATCGAGTCCGGCGTGCTGTTCCCCGTGCTCCCCGGCGATTCGCTGCTGTTCGTCGCCGGCCTGCTCACCGCCGCCGGCACCGGCGCGGCGGTCGGTGAGGCCACGTACACCGGCTCGGCGATGTCGCTCCCCGTGCTGCTGATCGGCGTGCCCATCGCCGCGATCCTCGGCTCGCAGGTGGGCTACTTCATCGGCCGTTTCGGCGGCGAGAAACTGTTCAAGCCCGACGCGCGCTTCCTCAAGACCAAGTACCTCGACGAATCGCACGAGTTCTTCGAGAAGTACGGCCCGGCCACACTGGTGCTGGCCCGCTTCGTGCCCTTCGTCCGCACCTTCGCGCCGGTCGCCGCGGGCGCCGCGCACATGAACTACGTGAAGTTCGTCATCTGGAACGCCATCGGCGCCATCATCTGGGGCGACGGCATCCTGCTGCTCGGCGTCTGGCTGGGCCAGATCGACTGGGTGCGCGACAACATCGACAAGATCTTCATCGGTATCGTCCTGGTCTCCGTGCTGCCCATCGTGTGGGGCGTCGCGAAGAAGTACCTGTCGGACCGCCGCGCGAACTCCTCCGCCAGCGCGTAG